A section of the Myxocyprinus asiaticus isolate MX2 ecotype Aquarium Trade chromosome 22, UBuf_Myxa_2, whole genome shotgun sequence genome encodes:
- the LOC127412600 gene encoding neuronal acetylcholine receptor subunit non-alpha-2 isoform X2, which produces MSISKIVSPKMTLTSIGLFTLFTNIVASTPAKEFVSLAEREDALLRDLFQGYQRWVRPVLHANHSVKVRFGLKISQLVDVDEKNQLMTTNVWLWQEWMDYKLRWNPENYGGITFIRVPSESIWLPDIVLYENADGRFEGSLMTKAIVKYNGMITWTPPASYKSACTMDVTFFPFDRQNCSMKFGSWTYDGNMVNLVLVSQQVDRSDFFDNGEWEILSATGVKGSRQDGYLSYPYITYSFILKRLPLFYTLFLIIPCLGLSFLTVLVFYLPSDEGEKVSLSTSVLVSLTVFVLVIEEIIPSSSKVIPLIGEYLLFIMIFVTLSIIVTVFVINVHHRSSATYHPMSPWVRTLFLQQLPHFLCMRGNTDRYHYPEMEPHSPDLKPRNKKGPGPEGEGQALINMLEQATNSVHYISRHIRKEHFIREVVQDWKFVAQVLDRIFLWAFLTVSVLGTILIFTPALKMFLRTPPPSP; this is translated from the exons ATGTCAATATCAAAAATAGTTTCTCCGAAAATGACGTTGACAAGCATTGGTCTTTTTACGCTGTTTACCAACATCGTCGCCAGCACGCCAG CCAAAGAGTTTGTATCTCTGGCAGAGAGAGAAGATGCTCTACTCAGGGACTTGTTTCAGGGATATCAGCGCTGGGTCAGGCCCGTTCTGCATGCAAACCACTCTGTGAAAGTCCGCTTTGGCTTGAAGATATCTCAGCTAGTCGATGTG GATGAGAAAAACCAACTCATGACCACTAATGTGTGGCTGTGGCAG GAATGGATGGATTATAAACTGCGTTGGAACCCTGAGAATTATGGTGGCATCACCTTTATCAGAGTCCCATCTGAAAGCATCTGGCTCCCAGACATTGTTTTATATGAGAA TGCCGATGGACGTTTTGAAGGCTCACTTATGACCAAGGCCATTGTGAAGTATAATGGCATGATCACTTGGACACCCCCTGCCAGCTACAAGTCAGCCTGCACCATGGATGTGACGTTTTTTCCGTTTGATCGGCAGAACTGCTCAATGAAGTTCGGCTCCTGGACGTATGATGGAAACATGGTTAACCTTGTCCTTGTCAGCCAGCAGGTGGACCGAAGCGACTTCTTTGATAATGGCGAATGGGAGATTCTCAGTGCCACTGGTGTCAAAGGCAGCCGACAAGATGGCTACCTTTCCTACCCTTACATCACATATTCATTCATCCTGAAACGCCTTCCTCTCTTCTACACACTCTTCCTCATTATTCCTTGTCTGGGCTTGTCCTTCCTCACAGTGCTGGTCTTCTACCTTCCCTCTGATGAAGGAGAGAAAGTGTCCCTCTCAACATCCGTCCTGGTGTCACTCACTGTCTTCGTCCTCGTCATCGAAGAAATAATTCCTTCTTCCTCCAAGGTCATTCCGCTGATTGGGGAGTACCTACTGTTTATCATGATCTTTGTCACTTTGTCCATCATAGTGACGGTGTTTGTAATAAACGTTCACCACCGCTCCTCCGCCACTTACCACCCTATGTCTCCATGGGTGCGCACGCTGTTCCTCCAACAGCTGCCTCACTTTCTCTGCATGAGAGGGAACACCGACCGCTACCACTACCCAGAGATGGAGCCCCACAGCCCTGACCTCAAGCCTCGCAACAAGAAAGGGCCTGGCCCTGAGGGAGAGGGTCAAGCTCTGATCAATATGCTGGAGCAAGCCACCAACTCTGTTCACTACATCTCACGCCACATTAGGAAGGAGCATTTTATTAGAGAG
- the LOC127412600 gene encoding neuronal acetylcholine receptor subunit non-alpha-2 isoform X1, with amino-acid sequence MSISKIVSPKMTLTSIGLFTLFTNIVASTPAAKEFVSLAEREDALLRDLFQGYQRWVRPVLHANHSVKVRFGLKISQLVDVDEKNQLMTTNVWLWQEWMDYKLRWNPENYGGITFIRVPSESIWLPDIVLYENADGRFEGSLMTKAIVKYNGMITWTPPASYKSACTMDVTFFPFDRQNCSMKFGSWTYDGNMVNLVLVSQQVDRSDFFDNGEWEILSATGVKGSRQDGYLSYPYITYSFILKRLPLFYTLFLIIPCLGLSFLTVLVFYLPSDEGEKVSLSTSVLVSLTVFVLVIEEIIPSSSKVIPLIGEYLLFIMIFVTLSIIVTVFVINVHHRSSATYHPMSPWVRTLFLQQLPHFLCMRGNTDRYHYPEMEPHSPDLKPRNKKGPGPEGEGQALINMLEQATNSVHYISRHIRKEHFIREVVQDWKFVAQVLDRIFLWAFLTVSVLGTILIFTPALKMFLRTPPPSP; translated from the exons ATGTCAATATCAAAAATAGTTTCTCCGAAAATGACGTTGACAAGCATTGGTCTTTTTACGCTGTTTACCAACATCGTCGCCAGCACGCCAG cAGCCAAAGAGTTTGTATCTCTGGCAGAGAGAGAAGATGCTCTACTCAGGGACTTGTTTCAGGGATATCAGCGCTGGGTCAGGCCCGTTCTGCATGCAAACCACTCTGTGAAAGTCCGCTTTGGCTTGAAGATATCTCAGCTAGTCGATGTG GATGAGAAAAACCAACTCATGACCACTAATGTGTGGCTGTGGCAG GAATGGATGGATTATAAACTGCGTTGGAACCCTGAGAATTATGGTGGCATCACCTTTATCAGAGTCCCATCTGAAAGCATCTGGCTCCCAGACATTGTTTTATATGAGAA TGCCGATGGACGTTTTGAAGGCTCACTTATGACCAAGGCCATTGTGAAGTATAATGGCATGATCACTTGGACACCCCCTGCCAGCTACAAGTCAGCCTGCACCATGGATGTGACGTTTTTTCCGTTTGATCGGCAGAACTGCTCAATGAAGTTCGGCTCCTGGACGTATGATGGAAACATGGTTAACCTTGTCCTTGTCAGCCAGCAGGTGGACCGAAGCGACTTCTTTGATAATGGCGAATGGGAGATTCTCAGTGCCACTGGTGTCAAAGGCAGCCGACAAGATGGCTACCTTTCCTACCCTTACATCACATATTCATTCATCCTGAAACGCCTTCCTCTCTTCTACACACTCTTCCTCATTATTCCTTGTCTGGGCTTGTCCTTCCTCACAGTGCTGGTCTTCTACCTTCCCTCTGATGAAGGAGAGAAAGTGTCCCTCTCAACATCCGTCCTGGTGTCACTCACTGTCTTCGTCCTCGTCATCGAAGAAATAATTCCTTCTTCCTCCAAGGTCATTCCGCTGATTGGGGAGTACCTACTGTTTATCATGATCTTTGTCACTTTGTCCATCATAGTGACGGTGTTTGTAATAAACGTTCACCACCGCTCCTCCGCCACTTACCACCCTATGTCTCCATGGGTGCGCACGCTGTTCCTCCAACAGCTGCCTCACTTTCTCTGCATGAGAGGGAACACCGACCGCTACCACTACCCAGAGATGGAGCCCCACAGCCCTGACCTCAAGCCTCGCAACAAGAAAGGGCCTGGCCCTGAGGGAGAGGGTCAAGCTCTGATCAATATGCTGGAGCAAGCCACCAACTCTGTTCACTACATCTCACGCCACATTAGGAAGGAGCATTTTATTAGAGAG
- the LOC127412593 gene encoding neuronal acetylcholine receptor subunit beta-2-like, with protein MQHLYRLVNVSVDGGDHMMAALMASGLWFVALSLAAVRCSEVEERLVNYLLSPERYNKLIRPAVNKSQQVTIAIQVSLAQLISVNEREQIMTTNCWLSQVWNDYRLMWDPEEYEGIRKVRLSSQHIWLPDIVLYNNADGTYEVSFYCNAVVSNNGEVAWLPPAIYKSACKIEVRDFPFDQQNCTLKFRSWTYDHTEIDLILLSDFASRDDFKPSGEWDIVSLPGRKNEDPNDFTYLDITYDFIIRRKPLFYTINLIIPCILITSLAILVFYLPSDCGEKMTLCISVLLALTVFLLLISKIVPPTSLAVPLIGKYLMFTMVLVTFSIVTSVCVLNIHHRSPSTHTMPKWVKKYFLVRLPGFLFMHRPGEANKREKFRRMHQQCSLSDLSTKCEADELDSTFFVNEDSAKHIGWRHSELQESTEFRKRMAVKCSADMKEAVKGVRYIADKLKSEDDDEGIIEDWKYVAMVIDRLFLWIFVLVCVTGTIGLFMQPLFKSYNTPTADDL; from the exons CTGTACGGTGTTCGGAGGTGGAGGAGCGGTTGGTAAACTACCTACTCTCCCCTGAACGCTACAACAAGCTGATCCGGCCAGCAGTCAACAAAAGCCAGCAGGTCACCATTGCAATCCAAGTGTCCCTTGCCCAGCTCATCAGTGTG AATGAGAGAGAGCAGATTATGACAACAAACTGTTGGCTTTCTCAG GTATGGAATGATTATCGCTTGATGTGGGATCCAGAGGAGTATGAAGGAATCAGGAAAGTTCGCCTTTCTTCCCAGCATATATGGCTGCCTGACATTGTTTTATACAACAA TGCTGATGGGACATACGAGGTGTCTTTCTACTGCAATGCGGTCGTATCAAATAACGGTGAGGTTGCCTGGCTACCACCAGCCATCTATAAGAGTGCCTGTAAAATTGAGGTGCGGGACTTTCCCTTTGACCAGCAAAATTGTACACTCAAGTTCCGCTCTTGGACTTATGACCACACAGAAATTGACCTCATCTTATTGTCGGACTTTGCCAGCCGAGATGACTTCAAACCAAGCGGGGAGTGGGATATTGTCTCCTTGCCCGGTCGTAAAAATGAAGACCCTAATGACTTCACATATTTGGATATAACGTATGATTTTATCATAAGGCGCAAGCCACTGTTCTACACCATTAACCTAATCATCCCCTGTATTCTCATTACTTCACTGGCCATCTTGGTGTTCTACCTACCGTCAGACTGTGGGGAGAAGATGACTCTGTGTATCTCTGTTCTTCTGGCCTTAACTGTGTTCCTGTTACTTATTTCCAAGATCGTACCTCCGACCTCACTCGCTGTGCCCCTCATCGGGAAGTACTTGATGTTCACCATGGTGTTGGTGACCTTCTCAATTGTCACAAGTGTATGTGTGCTGAACATTCACCATCGATCCCCAAGCACGCACACTATGCCAAAGTGGGTCAAAAAGTACTTCCTGGTCCGTTTGCCTGGTTTTCTATTTATGCACCGACCGGGAGAGGCCAACAAACGCGAGAAATTTCGCAGAATGCACCAGCAGTGCTCCTTATCTGATCTTTCAACAAAGTGTGAAGCAGATGAGTTGGATTCTACCTTCTTTGTGAATGAAGATTCAGCCAAGCACATTGGTTGGAGACATAGCGAGTTGCAGGAAAGCACAGAGTTTCGTAAGCGGATGGCGGTGAAGTGCTCTGCAGACATGAAGGAGGCTGTGAAGGGGGTCAGATACATCGCTGACAAGCTGAAGagtgaggatgatgatgaaggG aTTATCGAGGACTGGAAATATGTGGCCATGGTGATCGACCGTCTGTTTCTGTGGATCTTTGTTTTAGTGTGCGTTACAGGAACCATCGGGCTCTTCATGCAGCCACTCTTCAAGAGCTACAACACACCCACTGCAGATGATTTGTAG